The Brevibacillus brevis genome contains a region encoding:
- a CDS encoding sigma-70 family RNA polymerase sigma factor — protein MYQLHVNDIYRYLFRLTRDERLAEDLTQETFCRAFSSLDDYRGEKVRPWLFKVAYHAFVDGYRKKTKQRFAFVEALPERRDHSAVDPAEHVVNKELWEVAHDYLEKLPEKQRQVVLLSTMQFSYAEMAVVLGIELADVKRSLFRGRQKMRQLWWEESR, from the coding sequence GTGTACCAGCTGCATGTAAACGATATTTACCGCTATCTTTTCCGGCTGACACGAGATGAGAGGCTGGCAGAGGATTTGACACAGGAAACCTTTTGTCGTGCCTTCTCTTCCTTGGACGACTACCGTGGAGAAAAAGTACGGCCCTGGCTGTTCAAGGTGGCCTATCACGCTTTCGTGGACGGTTATCGCAAGAAGACGAAACAACGATTTGCGTTTGTGGAAGCCCTGCCAGAGCGGCGTGATCATTCTGCGGTCGATCCGGCAGAGCATGTCGTGAACAAGGAGCTGTGGGAAGTGGCCCATGATTATTTGGAGAAGCTTCCGGAAAAGCAGAGACAGGTCGTTTTGTTATCTACCATGCAGTTTTCCTACGCGGAAATGGCCGTGGTACTCGGGATCGAGCTGGCAGACGTCAAACGTTCCTTGTTTCGGGGACGGCAAAAGATGCGGCAGTTGTGGTGGGAGGAAAGCCGATGA
- a CDS encoding anti-sigma factor yields MMNKDENNREQRLLAYLRGEMAEEDSKQFEEEIAADEEYAQRLERLLLGEEMGEVNAKTKQPETLSAEKQRAIVRRGKWKNRLSNAGFTIGLPFLAGVVLFFLNGWVGSLMHEDLYRVAKSMVNFTQPGVSVGGSGSQVGLLYGNISMELRERVGAEEKNAGRFESTNVLWNVNAGPKWPNGVREQKLYFRYPTDGEMGDTESRTSPAWTTMEKLPEGTVSQLAISFDRFLTYEEYYELVSRHVTSSGQDTVWFAVDTGIETKESQEGQLMLGPGKVWGFAERELNYGEPILVNGEGDRRMATYLNEMKYLSEQEGLTSDIGRSLLFRSDPQITERYNYMQQNGVRIYGAVLTGPTKELLKLKAERSITAALLGKVDWWNWDNPTVSGTHYTY; encoded by the coding sequence ATGATGAACAAGGATGAGAATAATCGCGAGCAAAGACTGCTTGCTTATTTGCGTGGGGAAATGGCGGAAGAAGATTCAAAACAATTCGAGGAGGAAATAGCTGCTGACGAGGAATATGCACAGCGGTTGGAGAGGCTTTTGCTGGGGGAAGAAATGGGAGAGGTCAACGCGAAAACCAAACAGCCTGAAACGCTGTCAGCTGAAAAACAGCGCGCCATTGTTCGCCGGGGGAAGTGGAAAAATCGGTTGTCCAACGCTGGATTCACTATAGGGCTTCCCTTTTTGGCCGGAGTTGTGTTGTTTTTTTTGAATGGCTGGGTTGGATCACTGATGCATGAAGATCTGTACCGCGTTGCGAAGTCGATGGTCAATTTTACGCAGCCAGGTGTCAGTGTAGGCGGTAGTGGTTCGCAGGTCGGATTGCTGTACGGCAATATCAGCATGGAACTGCGTGAGAGGGTTGGAGCGGAAGAAAAGAACGCTGGCCGCTTTGAAAGCACAAATGTGCTGTGGAACGTAAACGCTGGGCCGAAATGGCCAAATGGGGTTAGAGAACAGAAGCTGTATTTCCGTTATCCGACAGACGGGGAAATGGGGGATACGGAATCTCGAACTTCACCTGCCTGGACGACGATGGAGAAGCTGCCAGAGGGAACGGTTTCTCAGCTTGCGATTTCCTTCGATCGCTTCCTGACGTACGAGGAGTACTATGAATTGGTTTCCCGCCATGTTACCTCTTCGGGACAAGATACGGTTTGGTTTGCCGTAGACACAGGGATCGAGACCAAAGAGAGTCAAGAGGGACAATTGATGTTAGGACCGGGAAAAGTATGGGGTTTTGCAGAAAGGGAGCTGAATTATGGTGAACCTATTCTTGTAAACGGGGAAGGAGATAGGCGGATGGCGACTTATCTGAACGAAATGAAGTACTTGTCCGAGCAAGAAGGTTTGACTAGCGATATCGGCAGATCCTTGTTATTTCGTAGCGACCCACAAATCACAGAACGATACAACTACATGCAACAAAACGGAGTGCGAATCTACGGCGCTGTCCTGACAGGACCTACGAAAGAACTGCTTAAGCTCAAGGCTGAAAGGTCGATAACAGCAGCGCTTTTAGGCAAAGTAGACTGGTGGAATTGGGATAACCCTACGGTATCGGGAACTCATTACACCTACTAA
- the mtnK gene encoding S-methyl-5-thioribose kinase yields the protein MAYRALTEQEAVEYVKGIPGLFSEGAELTSREIGDGNLNLVFDIQEPATGKSVIVKQALPFARVVGESWPLTIDRARIESEALRIQYKYVPDLVPQVYHFDGELALTVMENVGDHIIMRKGLIEGKRYPLFAKQIGRFLAQTLFFTSDLGAHPYDKKALVRTFINPELCKITEDLVFTDPYENAPTNDFNPLIRREVEAIWNNRPLKLEIAKLKYDFLTRSEALLHGDLHTGSIFITENSLKAIDPEFAYYGPIGFDIGAVIANLLLNYAGQHGLQKDQGEREAYREYLLETVEDVWNEFVSQFVQLWHKHAKERSAHVEGLWQSYVKRLIQDTAGYAGCKILRRVIGLAGVADLNAIEDNQTRAEAERLALSIGEALILGRGGIDESTDITDIVRRVTERYYQEATTV from the coding sequence ATGGCATATCGCGCATTGACTGAACAGGAAGCAGTGGAGTACGTAAAAGGAATACCGGGTCTTTTTAGCGAAGGAGCAGAGCTGACCAGCCGCGAAATCGGGGATGGCAACCTCAATCTGGTCTTTGATATTCAGGAGCCGGCAACCGGTAAGAGCGTCATTGTCAAGCAAGCACTGCCTTTTGCCCGCGTCGTGGGAGAATCTTGGCCGCTTACGATTGATCGGGCTCGCATCGAGAGCGAGGCACTCCGCATTCAGTACAAATACGTTCCAGACTTGGTGCCACAGGTGTATCATTTCGACGGGGAACTTGCGTTGACTGTCATGGAAAACGTCGGGGACCACATCATCATGCGCAAAGGTCTGATCGAAGGAAAGCGGTACCCGCTATTCGCGAAGCAAATTGGTCGTTTTCTCGCGCAAACCTTGTTCTTCACATCCGATCTGGGTGCACATCCGTACGATAAAAAAGCGTTAGTCCGAACATTCATAAATCCAGAATTATGCAAAATCACAGAAGATCTCGTTTTTACCGATCCGTATGAAAATGCGCCTACCAACGACTTCAACCCGTTGATTCGCCGGGAAGTCGAGGCGATCTGGAACAACAGGCCGCTGAAGCTGGAAATCGCCAAGCTGAAATACGATTTCCTTACCCGCTCGGAAGCGCTATTGCATGGCGACTTGCATACCGGAAGTATTTTCATCACGGAAAACAGCTTGAAAGCAATCGACCCAGAGTTCGCTTACTACGGCCCAATCGGTTTTGACATCGGGGCGGTCATTGCCAATCTGCTGCTCAACTACGCAGGACAGCACGGTTTGCAAAAAGATCAAGGAGAACGGGAAGCGTACCGCGAATACTTACTGGAAACGGTCGAGGATGTCTGGAATGAATTCGTTTCGCAATTCGTTCAGCTCTGGCACAAGCACGCCAAAGAGCGCAGCGCCCATGTCGAAGGACTGTGGCAAAGCTACGTGAAACGCTTGATTCAGGATACAGCAGGCTATGCCGGATGCAAAATCTTGCGCCGTGTCATCGGCTTGGCAGGCGTAGCGGACCTGAATGCCATTGAAGACAACCAGACTCGCGCAGAAGCAGAGCGTCTGGCTCTCTCGATTGGAGAAGCGTTGATTCTCGGTCGCGGCGGCATTGACGAATCGACGGATATCACGGACATCGTACGGAGAGTAACTGAACGCTACTATCAGGAGGCTACAACAGTATGA
- the mtnA gene encoding S-methyl-5-thioribose-1-phosphate isomerase, whose protein sequence is MTTSTQLAPVKWENDALVLLDQTRLPVETIYLNLTTSEQVWGSIRRLEVRGAPAIGMAAAYGLYLGIRGSEASNYDEFWQELNQQADYLGSSRPTAVNLFWALDRIKARVEKESGASIAELKAAVLDEALAIQKEDAEVCRTIGEHLLTLLHDGMGILTHCNPGALATAAYGTATAPFYLAKERGWNLKVYADETRPVLQGARLTAFELQQAGIDVTLICDNMAAMVMSQGKVEAVIVGTDRVAANGDVANKIGTYGVAVLAKAHGIPFYVAAPLSSVDLETPTGADIPIEERPAEEITHGLGKQVAPDDIKVYNPAFDVTPAKYITAIVTETGIFKPEEIGNSKK, encoded by the coding sequence ATGACAACCAGCACCCAATTGGCACCTGTAAAGTGGGAGAATGATGCATTGGTCTTGCTTGACCAGACGCGTCTGCCAGTAGAAACGATTTATTTGAACTTGACTACCTCCGAGCAAGTATGGGGTTCCATCCGCCGCTTGGAAGTGCGTGGCGCACCAGCGATTGGCATGGCGGCGGCTTACGGGCTCTACCTTGGTATTCGTGGCAGTGAAGCGAGTAACTACGACGAGTTTTGGCAGGAGCTGAACCAGCAGGCAGATTATTTGGGTTCTTCCCGTCCGACAGCCGTGAATCTGTTCTGGGCGTTGGATCGCATCAAGGCTCGCGTTGAAAAAGAAAGTGGAGCGTCGATTGCCGAGTTGAAGGCGGCAGTGCTGGATGAAGCACTGGCGATTCAAAAGGAAGACGCTGAAGTATGCCGGACCATCGGAGAGCATTTGCTCACTCTGTTGCATGACGGGATGGGAATTCTCACGCACTGTAATCCAGGGGCATTGGCTACAGCAGCGTACGGTACGGCTACTGCTCCATTTTATTTGGCAAAGGAACGCGGCTGGAACCTGAAGGTGTACGCGGACGAAACCCGTCCTGTCCTGCAAGGCGCCCGTCTTACTGCATTCGAGTTGCAACAAGCAGGGATTGATGTGACGCTGATCTGCGACAACATGGCGGCGATGGTGATGTCTCAAGGGAAAGTAGAGGCTGTCATCGTGGGTACAGACCGCGTAGCAGCGAATGGAGATGTCGCCAACAAAATCGGTACGTATGGGGTAGCGGTATTGGCAAAAGCTCACGGCATTCCTTTTTACGTGGCAGCTCCCTTGTCCTCCGTCGATTTGGAAACACCGACAGGCGCAGATATTCCGATTGAAGAGCGTCCAGCCGAGGAAATTACCCATGGCTTGGGCAAACAGGTTGCTCCAGACGATATCAAGGTGTACAATCCTGCGTTCGATGTAACGCCTGCGAAGTACATTACTGCGATCGTCACGGAGACAGGTATTTTCAAGCCGGAAGAGATCGGCAATAGCAAAAAATAA
- a CDS encoding GNAT family N-acetyltransferase: protein MQTIQRIAINEDTYLKQLELADAEELFLLTDSNRENLMEWLPWLNYTKKVEDSRQFIQATINQYNDNRGINYGIWYQGRLAGTVGVHTVDWINKKTSIGYWLGAQFQGKGLMTEAVATYLDVLIFGSWDLEKVTIQAATENYKSRSIPERLGFQLEGVLRRNEFLYDHYVDHATYSLLKEEWLDWKTDKKI from the coding sequence ATGCAAACGATTCAACGGATAGCAATCAATGAAGATACGTACTTGAAACAATTAGAATTAGCTGATGCTGAGGAGTTATTTTTGCTTACGGATTCGAACCGGGAGAATCTTATGGAATGGCTGCCTTGGCTGAATTATACGAAGAAGGTAGAGGATTCGCGTCAATTCATCCAAGCGACGATCAATCAGTACAACGATAATCGCGGCATCAACTACGGCATTTGGTACCAAGGACGTCTGGCTGGTACAGTCGGCGTACATACGGTGGATTGGATCAACAAAAAGACGTCCATTGGCTATTGGCTGGGTGCGCAATTTCAGGGCAAGGGCCTGATGACAGAAGCAGTGGCGACCTACCTGGACGTATTGATCTTCGGGTCATGGGATTTGGAAAAAGTAACGATTCAGGCTGCTACGGAAAACTACAAGAGCAGATCGATCCCGGAACGTTTAGGGTTTCAACTGGAAGGGGTACTCCGACGGAATGAATTCCTTTACGATCATTACGTGGATCATGCCACATACAGCCTGTTAAAAGAGGAATGGCTTGACTGGAAAACCGATAAAAAAATTTAG
- a CDS encoding ABC transporter ATP-binding protein produces the protein MQTLRQLSWFFRAYWKRYVIGISVLFIIDVLMLWPPKLIGDTVDSIRNSSLTDADLTQTVVILLVLGVSLYGLRFLWRYLLNGGALILERTLRERLFAHLTRMTPSFFHRKRSGDLMAVATNDIPAIEQTASTGVLTLVDALFMTLLTLGVMVTAIDWKLTLAALIPMPFLAWSTAYYGRLLHERFYLAQEAFGEMNDHVQQSVSGVRVLRAFVQEKADIEAYRRVSEKTLERNVSVSRIDALFEPTIAIIIGFSFLIGLAYGTYLVFTSAISLGDLVAFNLYLGLLIWPMFAFGWLVNVLQRGGASHKRFTELMVEQPDVTESANPIANQIANTVEARHFSFTYPCTDKPALTDISFRLGEGETLGIVGRTGSGKSTLCRALLHQYQMKEQALFIGSIPIEGLAFDTLREKIGYVPQEHLLFSRTIAENVTFGKPQATTEEVMRALELAEMKRDLAQFRDGLQTMVGEKGVTLSGGQKQRISIARALLMDAGILILDDSLSAVDARTEESILRHLRQERADKTTIITAHRLSAVQHAQLILVLDEGQIVERGTHDELMQRNGWYAEQYRRQQMEQDVAG, from the coding sequence ATGCAGACACTTCGGCAATTATCTTGGTTTTTCCGAGCCTATTGGAAACGGTATGTCATTGGAATCTCTGTGCTGTTTATCATCGATGTCCTCATGCTTTGGCCACCGAAATTAATCGGGGACACGGTGGATTCGATTCGCAACAGCTCCCTGACGGACGCTGACTTGACGCAAACAGTGGTCATCTTGCTCGTGTTGGGTGTTAGCTTGTATGGATTGCGGTTTCTCTGGCGGTACTTGTTAAATGGGGGAGCCTTGATTCTGGAGAGGACGCTGCGCGAGCGACTATTTGCCCATTTGACGAGAATGACCCCGTCGTTTTTTCATCGCAAACGCAGTGGCGATCTGATGGCCGTCGCTACCAACGACATTCCTGCCATTGAACAAACGGCTAGCACAGGGGTGCTAACGCTTGTTGATGCGCTGTTCATGACCTTGTTAACACTGGGCGTCATGGTGACCGCGATTGATTGGAAGCTCACGCTGGCTGCACTGATCCCGATGCCATTTTTGGCTTGGTCAACGGCTTACTATGGAAGGTTGCTGCATGAGCGTTTTTACTTGGCGCAGGAAGCCTTCGGAGAGATGAATGATCATGTCCAACAATCCGTATCGGGCGTTCGGGTATTGAGAGCATTTGTTCAGGAAAAGGCCGATATCGAGGCATATCGCCGGGTCAGTGAAAAAACGCTGGAGCGAAATGTTAGCGTTTCGCGGATCGACGCCCTGTTCGAGCCGACGATCGCGATTATTATTGGCTTCAGCTTTTTGATTGGTCTGGCCTATGGGACGTATTTGGTGTTCACCAGCGCTATCTCCTTAGGGGATTTGGTTGCGTTCAATTTATACTTGGGACTTTTAATTTGGCCGATGTTCGCCTTTGGTTGGCTAGTCAATGTGTTGCAGCGAGGCGGCGCTTCCCACAAGCGTTTTACAGAGCTAATGGTAGAGCAGCCAGATGTGACGGAGTCAGCGAATCCGATTGCAAACCAAATCGCCAATACCGTAGAAGCACGCCATTTTTCCTTTACGTATCCATGCACTGACAAGCCGGCACTCACTGACATCTCGTTTCGTTTAGGCGAAGGAGAGACGCTTGGGATTGTCGGGCGGACGGGAAGCGGCAAGTCGACGCTATGCCGTGCCTTATTGCATCAATATCAGATGAAGGAGCAAGCCCTGTTTATCGGGAGCATCCCGATAGAGGGACTCGCTTTCGATACGCTGCGGGAAAAAATCGGCTATGTGCCTCAGGAGCATTTGCTGTTCTCACGGACGATTGCAGAAAATGTGACATTCGGGAAACCCCAAGCGACAACCGAAGAAGTGATGCGTGCGTTGGAGCTTGCGGAGATGAAGAGAGATCTGGCGCAATTCAGAGATGGATTGCAAACCATGGTTGGAGAGAAGGGGGTCACCCTCTCCGGGGGGCAGAAACAACGCATTTCCATTGCACGTGCTCTTTTGATGGATGCGGGTATCCTGATTCTCGACGATTCTTTATCGGCTGTGGACGCGAGGACGGAGGAGAGCATCCTTCGTCATCTGCGACAAGAGCGCGCGGATAAAACGACGATTATTACGGCTCATCGTCTGTCTGCCGTCCAGCATGCCCAACTGATTCTCGTACTGGATGAGGGGCAGATCGTCGAACGAGGGACACATGACGAGCTGATGCAGCGCAACGGCTGGTATGCAGAGCAGTACCGTCGACAGCAAATGGAACAGGATGTGGCTGGTTGA
- a CDS encoding ABC transporter ATP-binding protein translates to MSKENVWGRLTEYARPFQKQILGALFLLLLGTSAELAGPFLAKVMIDNHILAIQKPWYQLDEVPPQAAGQVAILNGTNYIREDVAAETGLALDSINQKEVTVLTEGTTYYLISGKVNQNGEKQFTPIAPENGRERFEVITKDQSGQNTTFTGIRLTAAEVKAMYQGDVLPIIWLSVGYGVLILLSAGFNYVQILWLQKIAQRIIQQMRMKLFIHLQKLPVAFFDKTPVGALVSRVSNDTEAIRELYVSVLATFVQNGLYLIGILIALYILQPQLAFFCFLTVPVLVLLVYVYQRYSSRYYAVIRAKLGDMNTTINEMIQNMTIVQAFRREKGVQKEFADVNEDYFKVRMKEINLESLLLRPAVDLIWKISLTLIVWYYGSTSFHSAISFGALFAFVDYMGRFFEPINMIMNRLSQMQQATISAGRVFEIMDELPEKKETGAQIERPRGEVVFENVSFAYQGDDYVLKNVSFTAQPGQTIALVGHTGSGKSSLMNLLLGFYPVTKGSILIDGQDMRQIDTHSLRSHVGLVLQDPFLFTGSIGFNIRMYNETVTDEEVKRAAKAVRADEFISKLPGGYDEPVVERGMTLSAGQRQLISFARALAADPAMLILDEATASIDSETELAIQEALHVLSKGRTTFIIAHRLSTIQHADQILVLSRGEIMERGTHDELMAQNGLYQKMYQLQQGSASVESA, encoded by the coding sequence ATGAGCAAAGAAAATGTATGGGGGCGTTTGACCGAGTACGCCAGACCATTTCAAAAGCAAATACTGGGCGCGCTATTCCTGCTCTTGCTAGGAACGAGTGCAGAGCTGGCGGGTCCTTTTTTAGCCAAGGTCATGATTGATAATCACATCCTGGCAATCCAAAAGCCTTGGTATCAACTGGACGAAGTGCCACCACAAGCAGCGGGGCAAGTCGCCATACTGAACGGTACGAACTATATTCGTGAAGATGTCGCAGCAGAGACAGGTCTTGCTTTGGACAGTATCAATCAAAAAGAAGTAACCGTGCTGACAGAAGGCACGACCTATTACTTGATTTCAGGCAAAGTGAATCAAAACGGGGAGAAGCAATTCACCCCGATTGCGCCAGAAAACGGCAGGGAGCGCTTCGAGGTAATAACGAAGGATCAATCAGGACAAAACACGACCTTCACAGGCATTCGGCTGACCGCAGCGGAAGTCAAGGCGATGTATCAGGGGGATGTCCTGCCAATTATCTGGCTGTCCGTAGGTTATGGAGTGCTGATCTTGCTCTCAGCTGGTTTCAACTACGTCCAGATTTTGTGGCTGCAAAAGATCGCCCAGCGCATCATTCAGCAAATGCGGATGAAGCTGTTTATCCATTTGCAAAAGCTCCCGGTTGCCTTTTTTGACAAAACGCCAGTAGGTGCGCTTGTCTCTCGTGTGAGCAATGATACAGAAGCCATCCGTGAGCTGTATGTAAGTGTGCTCGCCACATTTGTACAAAACGGTCTTTATTTAATTGGAATCTTGATCGCGCTCTACATCTTGCAGCCGCAGCTCGCCTTCTTCTGCTTTTTGACGGTGCCAGTGCTCGTACTGTTAGTCTACGTGTATCAAAGGTACAGCTCTCGCTACTATGCAGTGATTCGCGCGAAGCTCGGTGATATGAACACAACGATCAATGAAATGATCCAGAACATGACGATCGTGCAGGCTTTTCGTCGGGAGAAAGGTGTACAAAAGGAGTTTGCGGATGTAAACGAAGACTACTTCAAGGTGCGGATGAAAGAAATCAATCTGGAATCCTTGCTTTTGCGCCCAGCGGTAGATTTGATCTGGAAAATTTCCTTGACCCTGATCGTATGGTATTACGGCTCGACTTCCTTCCACAGCGCGATTTCCTTCGGTGCGCTTTTTGCTTTTGTCGATTACATGGGACGTTTTTTCGAACCGATCAACATGATCATGAATCGGTTGTCCCAAATGCAGCAGGCGACCATTTCGGCGGGACGCGTCTTCGAAATTATGGATGAGCTGCCAGAGAAGAAAGAAACGGGTGCACAAATCGAGCGCCCGCGTGGAGAGGTTGTTTTTGAAAACGTCTCTTTTGCATATCAGGGTGACGATTACGTCTTGAAAAACGTCTCCTTTACGGCGCAGCCTGGTCAGACGATTGCACTGGTGGGGCACACCGGATCGGGAAAAAGCTCTCTGATGAATTTGCTGCTCGGGTTCTATCCGGTGACAAAAGGAAGCATTTTGATCGACGGGCAAGATATGAGACAGATTGATACGCACTCATTGCGCAGTCATGTCGGACTCGTTTTGCAGGACCCGTTCTTGTTTACGGGAAGCATTGGATTCAATATTCGTATGTATAATGAGACGGTTACGGATGAAGAAGTGAAGCGGGCTGCAAAAGCGGTACGTGCTGACGAATTCATTTCCAAGCTGCCGGGCGGTTATGACGAACCAGTCGTCGAGCGAGGCATGACGCTATCCGCCGGTCAACGCCAATTGATTTCCTTTGCTCGGGCATTGGCTGCTGATCCCGCGATGCTGATCTTGGATGAAGCAACGGCAAGCATTGACAGTGAAACAGAGCTAGCTATTCAGGAAGCGTTGCATGTACTATCAAAAGGTAGGACGACATTCATCATTGCACATCGATTGTCGACGATTCAGCATGCCGACCAGATTCTTGTTTTGTCCCGTGGAGAAATCATGGAGCGAGGTACACATGATGAACTCATGGCGCAAAATGGTCTTTATCAAAAAATGTATCAGCTTCAACAGGGGAGTGCTTCCGTAGAGAGTGCTTAG
- a CDS encoding MFS transporter, whose product MSQSRYTFWVLILVVGIAGLSQGLTIPMLTVLLEKQGVSSVMNGLNAAALYIGMVMVNPFLEIPLRRIGYRATILWGLLLVTIATALIPMFNHLAIWFVLRLLMGVGDSGLHYASQMWVTKIAAPENRGRDLSIYGLAYGVGFSIGPLGLSVLHLGIWVPFGGLLVLYLVAFLLLSRIKNEFPEQIEQTEKKQNKYAFVLRLAWLALIPSFLYGFMETSLNGSFPVYALRTGLSVEWVSLILPSFVVGSIILQMPLGALSDRIGRKQVMLVCALVGGVAFFLFPFAGENVWLMMLLLAIAGAAVGSFYSLGLAFSADILPASMVPTAGIIAGVNFGVASILAPNVNGLLMDVWEPWTIFWLMGSLLIVFAAACLFFKQKATQEQTYSMPLQKQG is encoded by the coding sequence ATGTCACAGTCACGTTACACCTTTTGGGTGTTGATTTTGGTTGTCGGCATTGCGGGGTTAAGTCAAGGCTTGACGATCCCGATGCTGACGGTTTTATTGGAAAAACAAGGTGTTTCATCCGTGATGAATGGACTCAACGCCGCTGCTTTGTATATTGGGATGGTCATGGTCAATCCATTTTTGGAAATCCCGCTGCGGCGCATTGGATACCGGGCCACGATATTATGGGGGTTGCTGTTGGTGACGATCGCAACAGCACTCATCCCGATGTTCAACCATTTGGCGATCTGGTTCGTTTTACGTTTATTGATGGGTGTGGGCGATAGCGGTTTACATTACGCCAGCCAAATGTGGGTGACCAAGATTGCAGCTCCCGAGAATCGGGGACGCGATCTGTCCATTTACGGGCTGGCCTATGGAGTGGGCTTTAGTATTGGTCCATTAGGCTTAAGCGTGCTGCATTTGGGGATTTGGGTACCGTTTGGCGGCTTGCTCGTTTTGTATCTGGTTGCCTTCTTATTATTATCCAGGATCAAAAATGAGTTTCCCGAACAGATCGAACAAACGGAAAAGAAGCAAAACAAATATGCGTTTGTTTTGCGGCTTGCTTGGCTGGCGCTCATTCCTTCGTTTTTGTACGGATTCATGGAGACGTCACTTAACGGCAGTTTCCCCGTTTATGCCTTGCGTACCGGTTTGTCCGTTGAATGGGTTTCCTTGATTCTTCCGTCGTTTGTCGTGGGAAGTATTATCTTGCAGATGCCGCTGGGGGCATTGAGTGACCGAATAGGACGCAAGCAGGTCATGCTCGTGTGCGCTCTTGTTGGGGGAGTGGCCTTCTTCCTGTTCCCGTTTGCAGGTGAAAACGTATGGCTGATGATGCTGTTGTTGGCCATAGCAGGAGCGGCTGTCGGTTCTTTTTACTCGCTGGGCTTGGCTTTTTCGGCAGATATTTTACCAGCATCGATGGTTCCTACCGCAGGAATCATCGCGGGCGTCAATTTTGGTGTCGCCAGTATTTTGGCTCCGAATGTGAATGGCCTGCTGATGGACGTGTGGGAGCCGTGGACGATCTTTTGGCTGATGGGATCGCTGCTCATTGTTTTTGCGGCAGCTTGCCTGTTTTTCAAACAAAAAGCAACCCAGGAACAGACGTATTCGATGCCCTTGCAAAAACAGGGGTAA
- a CDS encoding CAP domain-containing protein — protein MRKHKVTSILALSLSLALLGHVAPVLPVSAAPAVPQAAAVKTNNVYNLQLGMSTAQVEQTLGKPARIDPSHTGVEWWIYNQDLNNYIQVGMQNGKVVTLFTNGAKLNLNGITIGSTTKDLQNSWGAPQNTLTIIPSLRIQKNTLTHPTYVQNNQAITFSIDQLGGNKVGGVRISTPEHFATIAIGLMYPISYSKLPELPKLTDTQIKQAALAYEKQNLDLLNVARQRAKLPVVTWDEQVAAVARAHSQDMAQHNFFNHTSPSTGSPFDRLKQAGIRYSSAGENIAYGQLDGIEAHMSWMNSAGHRQNLLSPKFKQLGVGIVMKDGRPYFTQNFVTR, from the coding sequence ATGCGTAAACACAAAGTAACCAGCATCCTCGCCCTGAGCCTTTCGCTGGCTCTGCTCGGCCACGTTGCCCCTGTCCTTCCTGTTTCAGCTGCACCTGCTGTCCCTCAAGCAGCAGCCGTTAAAACGAATAACGTCTATAACCTTCAGCTAGGAATGAGCACAGCACAGGTAGAACAAACATTAGGCAAGCCTGCCCGCATTGATCCTAGTCATACGGGTGTGGAATGGTGGATTTACAATCAAGATTTGAACAACTACATTCAAGTCGGCATGCAAAATGGCAAAGTCGTGACTTTGTTTACCAATGGAGCCAAGCTGAATCTGAATGGCATCACGATTGGCTCTACCACAAAAGACCTGCAAAACAGCTGGGGTGCACCGCAAAACACGCTGACGATCATCCCGAGTCTGCGTATCCAAAAAAATACCCTTACTCATCCGACCTATGTACAGAACAATCAGGCGATCACCTTCTCTATCGATCAGCTGGGTGGAAATAAGGTCGGAGGAGTGCGCATCTCTACTCCTGAGCATTTTGCCACCATTGCGATTGGCTTGATGTATCCCATTTCCTATTCGAAATTACCCGAACTGCCGAAACTGACAGACACACAGATAAAGCAGGCAGCGCTCGCATACGAGAAACAAAATTTGGACTTGCTCAACGTGGCGAGGCAACGTGCCAAGCTGCCTGTTGTCACTTGGGATGAACAAGTTGCAGCAGTGGCCAGAGCACACAGCCAAGACATGGCCCAGCATAACTTTTTCAACCATACTTCCCCCTCTACGGGAAGTCCGTTTGATCGTTTGAAACAAGCCGGCATTCGTTACAGCTCAGCTGGTGAAAATATTGCCTACGGACAGCTAGACGGGATCGAAGCCCACATGAGCTGGATGAACTCCGCAGGCCATCGTCAAAACTTGCTCTCTCCAAAATTCAAGCAGCTCGGTGTCGGTATTGTTATGAAAGACGGTCGCCCGTATTTCACACAAAATTTTGTCACCCGCTAA